The proteins below are encoded in one region of Patescibacteria group bacterium:
- a CDS encoding glycosyltransferase family 9 protein, translating into MKKEKVLIIKPGYSETLVNDIGTKTSLGDVLRSTVILPLYKDAHVTWLVDEKAVSLLKGNIYIDRIMTYDLTSILQLQKERFDTVINLEKVGGLCALADSINGWRRYGFRFDPEIGEIKAYDGSQHVVELCSNLDGKRSNQKLWEEFLFEMVGAKWDGEMPILGYKPKSKEIFDIGFNHNVGDKWPIKAWPKDYWEKLQQFIGGRFSVSWQQGLGSIEEYIEWISSCRFIITNDSLGLHIAHALDKKIIALFGPTVSGEVYVRKGIKLLPDPRPDCLPCMSNICKQGVSCMYDIRPERVLAEVNNLMSGGETSSGESDIQEKRGLIPSKPDFKGIGY; encoded by the coding sequence GTGAAGAAAGAAAAAGTCCTTATAATAAAGCCCGGGTATTCCGAGACGCTTGTAAATGACATCGGAACAAAAACAAGCCTTGGTGATGTGCTAAGAAGCACTGTCATATTGCCTTTGTATAAAGATGCTCATGTCACATGGCTAGTAGATGAGAAGGCAGTATCTTTGCTCAAGGGGAATATCTACATCGACAGGATAATGACTTACGATCTCACGAGTATCTTACAGCTTCAGAAGGAGAGGTTTGATACTGTCATAAACCTTGAGAAGGTTGGCGGACTTTGCGCCCTCGCCGATAGTATAAATGGCTGGAGGCGATACGGTTTCAGGTTTGACCCTGAGATCGGAGAAATCAAGGCTTATGACGGTTCTCAGCATGTCGTGGAGCTGTGTTCAAATCTTGACGGGAAACGCTCTAACCAGAAGCTATGGGAAGAGTTTCTCTTTGAGATGGTGGGCGCCAAGTGGGATGGCGAGATGCCTATTCTTGGTTACAAACCGAAATCAAAAGAGATTTTTGACATCGGCTTTAACCACAATGTCGGCGATAAATGGCCAATAAAGGCGTGGCCTAAAGATTACTGGGAAAAATTACAGCAATTTATCGGCGGAAGATTTTCTGTTTCATGGCAACAGGGACTCGGCTCTATAGAAGAGTATATAGAGTGGATAAGTTCTTGCCGTTTTATTATCACTAACGACAGTCTTGGTCTGCACATCGCTCACGCCCTTGATAAAAAGATCATCGCCCTTTTTGGCCCAACTGTTTCAGGTGAAGTGTATGTTAGGAAAGGGATAAAGCTTTTACCTGATCCTAGGCCGGATTGCCTCCCGTGTATGAGCAATATATGCAAGCAAGGAGTGTCTTGCATGTATGACATAAGACCGGAGAGGGTGCTCGCTGAAGTCAACAATCTAATGTCGGGTGGCGAGACTTCTTCGGGCGAAAGTGATATTCAAGAGAAGCGCGGTCTTATCCCTTCTAAGCCGGATTTCAAAGGTATCGGCTATTGA
- a CDS encoding glycosyltransferase family 4 protein gives MKVCFIGQDLNIKSGWGRLTGEITEGIKKRGIQIDSINTGKALRSWRFFSIFLDAFYVRNKIKDCDIIHCFDGYPYGIIGALANIGLKKKLIINGVGTYSVLPLYQRKYKKLLIWAYKKASKILCISHFTASEIKKAVELDNIEVVTLGVDLKKFGNCPSKGKKTDDQKVILSVGGLMFRKGYHVSIPAVAKVKESYPDILYYIIGDQSNEEYFNRLKKMVRDYGLNGNVKFFSNISDEELSRMYCGADLFLLTSVNDGHKFEGFGLVYLEANAEGLPVIGTLGCGAEDAIKDGYSGFLVPQNNAEETAKAILKILDDESMTEEMKSNALLWAKANSWDTVIDKYISIYEKVIGKN, from the coding sequence ATGAAAGTTTGTTTTATAGGACAAGATTTGAATATTAAATCAGGATGGGGGAGGCTCACTGGTGAAATAACAGAAGGGATAAAAAAAAGAGGAATTCAAATTGATAGCATCAATACCGGAAAGGCATTGAGGAGCTGGAGATTTTTTTCTATTTTTCTAGATGCTTTTTATGTTAGAAATAAAATAAAAGATTGCGACATTATACACTGCTTTGATGGGTATCCTTATGGTATTATCGGCGCTTTGGCAAATATCGGTTTGAAGAAAAAATTGATTATAAATGGCGTAGGGACATATTCTGTGCTACCTCTCTATCAGCGTAAATACAAAAAACTCTTAATTTGGGCTTATAAAAAAGCGAGCAAAATATTGTGTATTAGTCATTTTACCGCGAGTGAGATTAAAAAAGCAGTTGAACTTGATAATATAGAGGTCGTAACTTTGGGAGTTGATTTGAAAAAGTTCGGCAATTGTCCTAGTAAGGGTAAAAAAACAGATGATCAAAAAGTCATTTTGAGCGTAGGAGGTTTAATGTTTAGGAAAGGTTATCATGTTTCTATACCAGCTGTGGCTAAGGTTAAAGAGTCTTATCCTGATATTCTCTATTACATAATAGGCGATCAGTCTAATGAAGAATATTTTAATAGATTGAAAAAGATGGTGAGAGATTATGGACTGAACGGTAATGTAAAATTTTTCAGTAATATTTCTGACGAGGAATTATCCAGGATGTATTGTGGTGCTGACCTTTTTCTTTTGACATCAGTCAATGATGGGCACAAGTTTGAGGGTTTTGGTTTGGTATATTTGGAAGCAAATGCGGAAGGATTGCCTGTTATAGGCACTTTAGGTTGCGGAGCGGAAGATGCGATAAAGGACGGATACAGCGGTTTTCTTGTGCCGCAAAATAATGCGGAAGAAACGGCTAAAGCGATATTGAAAATTCTTGATGATGAAAGTATGACAGAAGAGATGAAAAGCAACGCACTGCTCTGGGCAAAAGCGAATTCTTGGGATACTGTTATAGATAAATATATAAGCATTTATGAAAAAGTTATCGGAAAGAATTAA
- a CDS encoding glycosyltransferase family 2 protein — protein sequence MEIKNYKLKLTIVVPAFNEEKNLEFTIRGLMYVLNEKRLENYEIIIFDDSSSDRTGIIADRLALENKGIKVIHNKINMGFGYNYKKGVEMSAGEYVMIIPGDNEVISSSFGYLIDSIGKADIVLSYIDNVKERSWIRRIISFFYVKFLNFLFSLNMKYYNGISIYPVSLVKKTMPTTFGFAFAAEIAIRLLKSGATYIEVPMFIRPTNKTSAFRLKNIISVMKTIIILFWSINIKKERAEI from the coding sequence ATGGAAATAAAGAATTATAAATTAAAACTTACAATAGTAGTACCGGCTTTTAACGAAGAAAAGAATCTTGAGTTTACCATAAGAGGACTCATGTACGTTCTAAATGAAAAACGCTTAGAAAATTATGAAATCATTATTTTTGATGACTCTTCATCTGATAGAACAGGAATTATTGCTGATCGGCTTGCCTTAGAAAATAAGGGAATAAAGGTGATTCATAATAAGATAAATATGGGCTTTGGCTACAATTATAAGAAGGGTGTAGAAATGTCAGCCGGAGAGTATGTGATGATTATCCCAGGGGATAATGAAGTAATATCTTCTTCTTTTGGATACTTGATTGATTCAATAGGCAAGGCAGATATAGTCTTAAGCTATATTGATAACGTAAAAGAACGATCTTGGATTCGCAGGATAATTTCATTTTTTTATGTTAAGTTTTTGAATTTTCTTTTTAGTTTGAATATGAAATATTATAACGGGATAAGCATATATCCTGTTTCATTGGTTAAAAAAACTATGCCGACAACTTTTGGTTTTGCCTTTGCGGCGGAGATTGCAATAAGACTTTTAAAGTCAGGGGCGACTTATATTGAGGTTCCAATGTTTATAAGGCCAACTAATAAGACTTCGGCTTTTAGATTGAAAAATATTATAAGTGTTATGAAAACTATAATTATTCTTTTCTGGAGTATTAATATAAAAAAAGAGAGAGCGGAAATTTGA
- a CDS encoding glycosyltransferase family 2 protein: protein MMTKLSIIVPAYNEERGLALAVNSLFSLLSENNMASDAEILIFNDCSLDKTGEIANDLAKNINIVKVFHNKKNMGLGFNFREGARQSKGEYVTWFPGDNENLPQSFVDTVSRIGEADIIIPYTDNMEVRPFLRRLVSRLYTDLNNFLFRLHLKYYNGLSVYRRDLLLSVLPKIGDSFAFSAQILIMLLKSGASFVEVPIKIQSKPGGKSSAFRMKNIIGVIKAILSLFWRINIKRERVKI from the coding sequence ATGATGACAAAGCTTTCTATAATTGTTCCCGCCTATAATGAGGAGAGGGGATTAGCCTTGGCTGTGAACAGCCTTTTTTCTCTATTGTCGGAGAATAATATGGCAAGCGATGCCGAGATTTTAATATTCAATGATTGTTCTTTAGATAAGACCGGAGAGATTGCTAATGATCTTGCTAAGAATATAAATATAGTAAAGGTCTTTCATAATAAAAAAAATATGGGTCTTGGCTTCAACTTCAGAGAAGGGGCAAGACAATCCAAGGGAGAATATGTAACATGGTTTCCGGGCGATAACGAGAACTTACCGCAGTCTTTCGTAGACACTGTTAGTCGAATAGGCGAGGCGGATATCATCATTCCCTATACTGACAATATGGAAGTGAGGCCATTTTTACGCCGTCTTGTCTCCAGACTCTATACGGATTTAAATAATTTTCTCTTTAGACTGCATTTAAAATACTACAATGGTCTTTCTGTATATCGTCGCGATCTCCTGTTGTCTGTCTTGCCGAAGATTGGTGATAGTTTCGCTTTCTCCGCTCAGATACTCATTATGCTCTTGAAATCGGGCGCCAGTTTCGTAGAGGTGCCTATTAAAATACAATCAAAGCCGGGCGGTAAGAGTTCTGCCTTTAGAATGAAAAATATAATAGGAGTTATAAAAGCCATTCTTTCTCTGTTCTGGAGAATTAATATAAAGAGAGAAAGAGTAAAAATATAA
- a CDS encoding glycosyltransferase family 39 protein has translation MTLKTRKTELLIFLSVFIVYSFFTLLKIANNLPLEGLTTDYYFQIAENLSKSFSFSLDGINPTALRMPGYPLFLAVIFSIFKNWWAVLFIQHAIAGISAVLLYLISRKWLNQSWSIAVSLIWAFELYAIDISSQFFTEPIYILFLLIIVCIFIKYTGEIKNTKYFILIAALLLATLTYIRPTSLLLPMIFAPTIIYANSKTENLNFLNSMFSKKTLIQLSMIFSIYVILLLPWSFRNYITFNSWQISSDNASSIYITASQFKAEQKGFKNTPTEIPKESGLPKFKESGHLDKTSAAIKKSTKIILSKPLGFTAFYFKHLLTDTVGSSWWGSIRNLIKGTSGQVNYHKEVKNAILELNIKKISNFHSKEIIAALIMIFGTIFWIVTLLLSVLGAIILFKKSDTNTRSYIILIASIILYLLLIGNMAAGDMIRYRFSASPFIIMFAISGLLDLTKKTKI, from the coding sequence ATGACGCTTAAAACAAGAAAGACTGAACTTTTGATATTTCTCTCAGTATTTATAGTATATAGCTTTTTCACACTTTTAAAAATAGCCAACAATCTTCCGCTCGAAGGATTAACTACTGATTATTACTTTCAGATAGCCGAAAATTTATCCAAATCATTCTCCTTCTCACTTGACGGCATTAACCCTACGGCCCTAAGAATGCCCGGGTATCCTCTTTTTCTAGCTGTAATTTTTAGTATATTCAAAAACTGGTGGGCCGTTTTATTTATCCAGCACGCTATAGCCGGCATAAGCGCTGTTCTTTTGTATTTAATTTCAAGAAAATGGCTAAATCAATCTTGGTCAATAGCCGTATCATTAATATGGGCTTTTGAATTATACGCTATAGACATATCATCTCAATTTTTTACAGAGCCTATTTATATTCTTTTCCTCCTTATAATCGTTTGTATTTTTATAAAATACACAGGTGAAATAAAAAATACAAAATATTTTATACTTATCGCCGCATTATTACTTGCAACTTTAACATACATAAGACCAACCTCTTTATTACTGCCGATGATATTTGCGCCCACTATAATATACGCTAACAGTAAGACAGAAAATTTAAATTTCTTAAACAGTATGTTTTCAAAGAAAACATTAATTCAACTCAGTATGATATTCTCTATATATGTTATTCTTTTATTACCGTGGTCCTTTAGAAATTATATTACTTTCAATTCTTGGCAAATCTCTTCAGATAACGCTTCAAGTATCTATATAACCGCCTCGCAATTTAAAGCAGAACAAAAAGGATTCAAAAATACACCGACAGAAATACCGAAAGAAAGCGGCTTGCCAAAATTTAAAGAATCAGGCCACTTAGACAAGACCTCCGCGGCCATAAAAAAATCAACAAAAATAATTTTATCAAAACCATTAGGCTTCACCGCTTTTTACTTCAAGCATCTTCTGACAGATACTGTTGGTTCATCATGGTGGGGATCCATAAGAAATCTAATCAAAGGGACAAGCGGACAAGTCAATTACCATAAAGAAGTAAAAAATGCCATTTTAGAACTCAATATAAAAAAGATTTCAAACTTCCATTCAAAAGAAATAATCGCTGCATTAATAATGATATTTGGAACAATTTTTTGGATAGTAACTTTATTATTGTCCGTTTTAGGCGCTATTATTTTATTTAAAAAATCAGATACAAACACCAGATCCTATATAATACTAATTGCGTCTATAATACTTTATCTGCTTCTCATAGGGAATATGGCGGCAGGAGATATGATACGCTATCGCTTTTCCGCTTCGCCATTTATTATTATGTTTGCAATATCAGGCCTGCTCGACTTAACAAAAAAAACCAAAATATGA
- a CDS encoding glycosyltransferase family 39 protein, with amino-acid sequence MNYLYFTKKYWFPILVLLIIIVNALIFLPKYGAWGGPTDVEYNETAINMANGDGFSLGGERTMFREPAYPFFLALNYRLFGVNWTIIRIEQFLLLFLIIYLTYIISYEIFGVLTARIASLAIVVLPIFPIYATDIISEIFAAFLVVLFIYLFLKSLSFKKVRPFYVEKGLTFLLLSGLVFGILALTKSIFIFLPVLILPIYLLKDRKYGLKNIVLFFFAFLVIVSPWVYRNYINFGNMAIADRGGMLMYLHSIKSEFSVNKLKDYAVASLTGEYIVRLYNPDFNIVEGEGIYLMNQHRAELLNNGLNFSQADEVMSKEAEVLYLKHPVKNLLIGFLEVAKVNAPMAPKYSIMFAFPEDIGSSLFEKVMKTGIVLIIRLLWAIILLMAFWGAYKALREKNIKAIVMLFFIIYLNGVIFFLQGVPRFIFVIYPFYFIFFAFSISIILNKFFYGNKEL; translated from the coding sequence ATGAATTATCTATATTTTACAAAGAAATATTGGTTTCCGATTCTAGTGCTTCTCATTATCATCGTCAATGCTTTAATCTTCCTGCCCAAGTATGGCGCGTGGGGTGGACCCACTGATGTGGAATATAACGAGACTGCTATTAACATGGCAAATGGCGACGGCTTTTCTTTGGGTGGAGAGAGAACGATGTTTCGTGAGCCGGCTTATCCTTTCTTTTTGGCTTTGAACTATAGGTTATTTGGGGTTAATTGGACAATAATTAGGATAGAGCAATTTTTATTGCTGTTTCTAATAATTTATCTTACCTATATAATTTCTTATGAGATTTTTGGTGTTTTAACGGCGAGAATCGCCTCCTTGGCAATAGTTGTGTTGCCGATATTTCCTATATATGCCACAGATATTATTTCCGAAATTTTTGCCGCTTTTTTGGTAGTTTTATTTATTTATTTATTTTTAAAAAGTCTAAGCTTCAAAAAGGTGAGACCTTTTTATGTGGAAAAAGGTCTCACCTTTTTGTTATTAAGCGGGTTGGTCTTTGGAATACTGGCTCTTACAAAAAGTATTTTTATTTTTTTACCTGTTTTGATTTTGCCGATCTATTTATTAAAGGACAGAAAATATGGTTTAAAAAATATAGTATTATTCTTTTTTGCTTTTTTAGTTATTGTATCCCCATGGGTTTATAGAAATTATATAAATTTTGGAAATATGGCTATTGCCGATAGAGGGGGGATGCTTATGTATCTTCACTCTATAAAAAGCGAATTTAGCGTCAATAAATTGAAAGATTATGCTGTCGCCTCTTTAACCGGAGAATATATCGTCCGTCTTTATAATCCGGATTTTAATATTGTTGAGGGAGAGGGGATATACCTGATGAATCAGCATAGGGCAGAACTTTTAAATAATGGATTGAATTTCTCCCAAGCTGATGAAGTGATGTCAAAAGAGGCTGAAGTATTATATCTGAAGCATCCTGTTAAAAATTTGTTAATAGGCTTCTTGGAGGTAGCGAAAGTTAATGCGCCTATGGCGCCAAAGTACTCTATAATGTTCGCTTTCCCTGAAGATATCGGCAGTTCACTTTTTGAAAAGGTTATGAAAACGGGAATTGTCTTAATTATAAGGCTATTATGGGCTATTATCTTGCTTATGGCTTTTTGGGGCGCTTATAAGGCTTTAAGAGAAAAAAATATAAAAGCTATAGTGATGTTATTTTTTATAATTTATCTAAATGGTGTAATTTTTTTTCTGCAAGGCGTGCCAAGATTTATTTTTGTAATTTATCCTTTTTATTTTATTTTTTTTGCTTTCAGTATTTCTATTATTTTAAATAAATTTTTTTATGGAAATAAAGAATTATAA
- a CDS encoding radical SAM protein, protein MEKKVMLPSVKIPEPYNYIAVFLTLACNLKCSYCINDFESGSKKKGGELLSGDEWITGLKRIISRSDLPVTLQGGEPSLHKDFIYILNNIKSELHVDVLTNLQFNVDEFIKKVDPNRVKRESPYASIRVSYHPEQVNLGSLVNKVLKMQYVGFHIGIWGVMHPAQKGYILDAQRHCLYQGIDFRLKEFLGEHKGKMYGEYKYPEACNRESKKTVLCKTTELIIGPDGSVYRCTADLYEGREPVGHILDPDFRIEDKYRPCNWYGHCNPCDIKVKTNRHQKFGHTSVDIIGA, encoded by the coding sequence ATGGAGAAGAAAGTTATGTTGCCGTCAGTAAAGATTCCCGAGCCTTATAATTACATAGCGGTGTTTTTAACACTTGCTTGTAACTTAAAGTGCAGTTACTGCATCAATGACTTTGAGTCAGGATCCAAAAAGAAAGGCGGGGAGCTTTTATCCGGAGATGAGTGGATAACCGGTCTAAAGAGGATTATCTCAAGATCAGACCTGCCTGTAACTCTTCAAGGCGGAGAGCCAAGCTTGCATAAGGATTTTATATACATACTTAATAATATAAAATCCGAATTGCATGTAGATGTTCTTACGAATCTTCAGTTTAACGTTGATGAGTTTATCAAGAAGGTTGACCCGAATCGCGTGAAGAGAGAATCACCTTACGCATCTATACGAGTGAGTTATCACCCTGAGCAGGTGAACCTCGGCTCCTTGGTAAATAAAGTTTTGAAGATGCAGTATGTAGGGTTTCATATAGGTATCTGGGGCGTGATGCATCCTGCTCAGAAGGGGTATATCCTTGACGCCCAGAGACATTGCCTTTATCAGGGAATAGATTTTCGCCTTAAAGAATTTCTCGGTGAGCATAAAGGAAAGATGTACGGGGAATATAAGTATCCTGAAGCTTGCAATAGAGAATCAAAAAAAACGGTTCTTTGTAAGACGACTGAGCTTATCATCGGTCCTGACGGATCGGTATACCGCTGTACAGCTGACCTCTATGAAGGCAGAGAACCGGTAGGGCATATCCTTGATCCGGATTTCAGGATAGAGGATAAATACAGGCCATGTAACTGGTATGGCCATTGCAACCCGTGTGACATAAAAGTGAAGACCAATCGTCATCAAAAGTTTGGTCACACTTCTGTTGATATAATCGGAGCTTAG
- a CDS encoding radical SAM protein, whose product MENIRSLTLNFLKYKGVAMSDKYLIDGQKLKYHEERVKRWLSATTWKNAKKIYPIYLEISPFGACNHRCVFCGVKTLGYKNNFIRREVLLERIKEMGRLGIRSIMYAGEGEPLLHSNIAEIVSATKEAGIDAAFTTNGVFLEKIFPILGDISWVKVSINAGTAGTYKEIHKAKEGNFEKVLGNIRKAFWLKKNKNYSCVIGAQIVVLPENENEILILAGELSKKGADYLVVKPYSSHPLDNNDAIDIKNLGYYDPGFLVSLEWVEHRASSKNFKVIVRYNAFRSVADKEKSYDRCLSVPFFWGYITAKGDVYSCSVFFGDERFKLGNINEQTFQEIWEGEKRRQNWEMMKDFDASVCRKGCRMDACNRFLSSVKEQGFPVLVDRKDIKHINFI is encoded by the coding sequence ATGGAAAATATAAGATCTTTAACTTTAAACTTTCTAAAATATAAGGGGGTTGCGATGAGTGATAAATATCTTATAGACGGACAGAAGCTTAAGTATCACGAAGAGAGGGTAAAAAGATGGCTTAGTGCGACGACGTGGAAAAATGCGAAAAAGATTTATCCTATCTATCTTGAGATCTCGCCTTTTGGCGCTTGTAATCACCGTTGCGTTTTTTGCGGGGTTAAGACTTTAGGGTATAAGAATAATTTTATCAGGCGAGAAGTGCTTCTTGAGAGAATCAAGGAGATGGGGCGCCTGGGGATAAGAAGCATAATGTATGCTGGAGAAGGCGAGCCTCTTCTTCACTCTAATATCGCAGAGATTGTATCTGCGACTAAAGAGGCGGGGATTGATGCGGCTTTCACCACGAATGGCGTTTTTTTGGAGAAGATATTTCCTATCCTTGGCGACATCTCTTGGGTCAAAGTCAGTATAAATGCCGGCACCGCAGGCACTTATAAAGAGATCCATAAAGCCAAAGAAGGTAATTTTGAGAAAGTCTTAGGAAATATCAGAAAAGCGTTTTGGCTTAAAAAGAATAAGAACTACTCCTGTGTTATCGGCGCGCAAATAGTTGTCCTTCCGGAGAATGAGAACGAGATACTCATTCTCGCGGGCGAGTTGTCAAAAAAGGGTGCCGATTATCTTGTAGTCAAACCGTACTCTTCTCACCCACTTGATAACAATGACGCTATTGATATCAAGAATCTCGGTTATTATGATCCTGGGTTTCTTGTGTCTTTAGAGTGGGTAGAACACCGCGCTTCCTCAAAAAATTTTAAGGTTATCGTCCGTTATAATGCCTTTAGAAGTGTTGCGGATAAAGAAAAATCTTATGATAGGTGTCTTTCAGTTCCTTTTTTCTGGGGATACATTACCGCAAAGGGCGACGTGTATTCTTGCTCTGTCTTCTTTGGAGATGAAAGATTTAAGCTCGGTAATATAAACGAGCAGACTTTTCAGGAGATATGGGAAGGGGAAAAGAGACGACAAAACTGGGAGATGATGAAAGATTTTGATGCCTCAGTGTGCCGTAAGGGGTGCCGAATGGATGCCTGCAATAGATTTCTGTCTTCAGTGAAAGAGCAAGGATTTCCTGTTCTTGTTGACAGAAAGGATATCAAACACATCAACTTTATATAA
- a CDS encoding radical SAM protein, translating to MKSNTDLDSNLILDGHKLWLPEHRDRLEAWQMGERIVPITIDMALTRSCNYRCEYCYATLQDNDIKKMTLDVIYRFLDDASEMGVKAISFVSDGESTCSPHLYDAILRGHNNGLSMALGTAGYLLKDERLEEILPALTYLRFNMSAGVPSRYSEIHGVPKDYFNKVVNTVIKAVDIKRKKSLGVTIGLQMVLLSKYKDQIIPLSHLGKVLGVDYLVLKHCSDDQKGSLGVDFSSYHEPDIMALLDSAEALSSDSYTVKAKRSKIFSDGKRCYSRCYGPPFFLQFSGSGLVAPCGMLFGKEYKKYHIGNIAEKSFKEIWQSDRYWEVLNILSSGRFDAQTMCGCLCIQHKINEFLWSLKEGNSGRIIEECDKIDSFGLIHRNFL from the coding sequence ATGAAAAGCAATACGGATCTGGACAGCAACCTTATATTAGATGGCCATAAGCTCTGGCTTCCTGAACACAGGGATCGTTTGGAAGCATGGCAGATGGGTGAAAGAATAGTGCCTATCACTATCGATATGGCGCTGACAAGAAGTTGCAACTATAGGTGCGAGTATTGTTACGCCACGCTTCAGGATAATGATATAAAGAAGATGACGCTTGATGTCATCTATCGTTTCCTTGATGATGCATCAGAGATGGGCGTTAAAGCGATAAGCTTTGTCTCAGACGGAGAGAGTACTTGTTCACCTCATCTTTATGATGCCATCTTGCGTGGGCATAACAACGGACTTAGTATGGCTCTTGGCACCGCTGGCTATCTTCTTAAAGACGAGCGGTTGGAAGAGATACTTCCGGCTTTGACATATTTGAGATTCAATATGTCGGCGGGTGTGCCTAGCCGGTATTCCGAGATCCACGGTGTGCCGAAAGACTACTTCAATAAAGTGGTAAACACTGTTATAAAAGCGGTGGATATAAAGAGAAAGAAAAGTCTTGGTGTCACAATCGGACTTCAGATGGTCCTCCTCTCTAAGTATAAGGATCAGATCATACCTTTATCTCACTTGGGAAAAGTGCTCGGTGTAGACTATCTTGTACTGAAGCACTGCTCGGATGACCAGAAGGGTTCACTAGGCGTAGATTTCTCGTCATATCATGAGCCTGATATTATGGCTCTACTTGATTCGGCAGAAGCGCTCTCTAGTGATTCCTATACCGTTAAAGCGAAAAGGTCAAAGATCTTTAGTGACGGTAAAAGATGTTACTCTCGTTGCTATGGTCCGCCGTTTTTCTTACAGTTCTCTGGGAGTGGACTGGTTGCGCCGTGCGGGATGCTTTTCGGCAAAGAGTATAAGAAGTATCACATCGGCAATATCGCCGAGAAGTCGTTTAAGGAGATCTGGCAGAGCGATAGATACTGGGAAGTGCTGAATATTCTCTCTTCAGGCAGGTTTGATGCACAGACTATGTGCGGGTGCCTGTGTATCCAGCATAAGATAAACGAGTTTCTTTGGTCTTTGAAAGAGGGAAATTCGGGTAGGATCATTGAGGAGTGTGACAAAATAGATAGTTTCGGGCTTATCCACCGTAACTTTCTTTAG